The following are encoded together in the Zingiber officinale cultivar Zhangliang chromosome 8A, Zo_v1.1, whole genome shotgun sequence genome:
- the LOC122009297 gene encoding probable WRKY transcription factor 4 isoform X1 translates to MAEEADVQKAQVEEKPHVDGADGGAEDAEKRASADPAPAEAAKGGASGTETKAVANERSFSQLLAGAMASPTGSSCPPTILTVPVVAVPCLLTPAALIESPTFTGQFAMTHQAVLAAVTAQAQLQMQVAYPSPSETKTKSFPQPISPTVSPVPLQQISPTPEAYSDDVYHWRKYGQKQVKNTQNSRSYYRCAASNCAAKKKVERCPDGKINEVIYRGKHNHDPPQKYRYTRDKGSQSGGPPGENETLDHPSNEPNESDSSTCKTTVHPGTDPREQQLYCSSDCEKDIGITTKKDLTEEPDPKKRLTESCKSPSTPVPKTVREYIVQTEIDARHLSDGYRWRKYGQKMVKGNTNPRSYYRCTHDGCPVRKHVEKSSHDAKALLITYEGKHNHDQPTPRYAEGPESATDKELVTSSSHMNSSSSANEVKELSTSELGGDKALKSAESLTITKDANGRANPDGVVTPLIDKKPTEVSVENT, encoded by the exons ATGGCGGAGGAGGCGGATGTCCAGAAAGCTCAGGTGGAGGAGAAGCCCCATGTCGATGGGGCTGACGGCGGAGCTGAGGATGCTGAGAAACGGGCGAGCGCCGATCCCGCGCCGGCGGAAGCTGCGAAGGGAGGAGCCTCTGGAACCGAGACGAAGGCCGTCGCCAACGAGAGGTCGTTTTCGCAGCTCCTGGCGGGTGCCATGGCTTCGCCGACGGGGAGCTCCTGCCCACCGACGATCCTGACCGTCCCTGTGGTCGCCGTTCCCTGCTTGTTGACTCCCGCCGCGTTGATCGAGTCTCCTACATTCACG GGGCAATTCGCAATGACCCATCAAGCAGTATTGGCCGCTGTCACTGCTCAGGCACAGTTGCAAATGCAAGTTGCCTATCCTTCTCCATCAGAAACAAAAACAAAGTCATTTCCACAACCTATTTCTCCAACTGTCAGCCCTGTGCCACTGCAACAAATATCTCCAACGCCTGAG GCATACTCAGATGATGTATACCACTGGCGAAAGTATGGCCAGAAGCAAGTGAAGAACACCCAAAATTCTCGAAGCTATTACAGATGTGCAGCCTCCAATTGTGCTGCTAAGAAAAAAGTTGAGCGCTGTCCAGATGGAAagattaatgaagtaatctacagagggaaacataatcatgatcCACCTCAAAAGTATCGGTACACAAGGGACAAAGGATCTCAGTCTGGGGGACCTCCTGGGGAGAATGAGACTTTAGACCATCCGAGCAATGAACCAAATGAATCAGATTCTTCAACATGTAAGACTACAGTCCATCCTGGCACTGACCCTCGTGAGCAACAGTTGTACTGCTCAAGTGACTGTGAAAAGGACATTGGCATTACAACCAAGAAAGACCTCACTGAAGAACCAGATCCGAAAAAAAG GCTAACTGAAAGTTGTAAAAGCCCCTCGACTCCCGTGCCTAAAACAGTTAGGGAATATATTGTACAAACTGAAATTGATGCTAGACATTTAAGTGATGGCTATAGATGGAGGAAATATGGACAAAAAATGGTGAAGGGAAACACTAATCCTAG GAGTTACTACAGGTGCACTCACGATGGGTGTCCTGTTCGTAAGCATGTCGAGAAGTCATCCCATGATGCAAAAGCTCTTCTTATTACTTATGAGGGTAAGCATAATCATGACCAGCCAACTCCCAGATATGCTGAGGGTCCTGAATCTGCAACTGATAAGGAACTTGTTACATCTAGTTCGCACATGAACTCCTCCAGTTCGGCTAATGAAGTCAAAGAATTATCTACATCAGAACTTGGAGGTGACAAGGCACTGAAATCTGCTGAGTCTCTCACAATCACAAAGGATGCCAATGGAAGGGCTAACCCTGATGGTGTGGTAACCCCTCTTATTGACAAAAAGCCAACAGAAGTTTCAGTAGAAAATACATGA
- the LOC122009297 gene encoding probable WRKY transcription factor 4 isoform X2: MAEEADVQKAQVEEKPHVDGADGGAEDAEKRASADPAPAEAAKGGASGTETKAVANERSFSQLLAGAMASPTGSSCPPTILTVPVVAVPCLLTPAALIESPTFTGQFAMTHQAVLAAVTAQAQLQMQVAYPSPSETKTKSFPQPISPTVSPVPLQQISPTPEAYSDDVYHWRKYGQKQVKNTQNSRSYYRCAASNCAAKKKVERCPDGKINEVIYRGKHNHDPPQKYRYTRDKGSQSGGPPGENETLDHPSNEPNESDSSTCKTTVHPGTDPREQQLYCSSDCEKDIGITTKKDLTEEPDPKKRLTESCKSPSTPVPKTVREYIVQTEIDARHLSDGYRWRKYGQKMVKGNTNPRSYYRCTHDGCPVRKHVEKSSHDAKALLITYEVRT; the protein is encoded by the exons ATGGCGGAGGAGGCGGATGTCCAGAAAGCTCAGGTGGAGGAGAAGCCCCATGTCGATGGGGCTGACGGCGGAGCTGAGGATGCTGAGAAACGGGCGAGCGCCGATCCCGCGCCGGCGGAAGCTGCGAAGGGAGGAGCCTCTGGAACCGAGACGAAGGCCGTCGCCAACGAGAGGTCGTTTTCGCAGCTCCTGGCGGGTGCCATGGCTTCGCCGACGGGGAGCTCCTGCCCACCGACGATCCTGACCGTCCCTGTGGTCGCCGTTCCCTGCTTGTTGACTCCCGCCGCGTTGATCGAGTCTCCTACATTCACG GGGCAATTCGCAATGACCCATCAAGCAGTATTGGCCGCTGTCACTGCTCAGGCACAGTTGCAAATGCAAGTTGCCTATCCTTCTCCATCAGAAACAAAAACAAAGTCATTTCCACAACCTATTTCTCCAACTGTCAGCCCTGTGCCACTGCAACAAATATCTCCAACGCCTGAG GCATACTCAGATGATGTATACCACTGGCGAAAGTATGGCCAGAAGCAAGTGAAGAACACCCAAAATTCTCGAAGCTATTACAGATGTGCAGCCTCCAATTGTGCTGCTAAGAAAAAAGTTGAGCGCTGTCCAGATGGAAagattaatgaagtaatctacagagggaaacataatcatgatcCACCTCAAAAGTATCGGTACACAAGGGACAAAGGATCTCAGTCTGGGGGACCTCCTGGGGAGAATGAGACTTTAGACCATCCGAGCAATGAACCAAATGAATCAGATTCTTCAACATGTAAGACTACAGTCCATCCTGGCACTGACCCTCGTGAGCAACAGTTGTACTGCTCAAGTGACTGTGAAAAGGACATTGGCATTACAACCAAGAAAGACCTCACTGAAGAACCAGATCCGAAAAAAAG GCTAACTGAAAGTTGTAAAAGCCCCTCGACTCCCGTGCCTAAAACAGTTAGGGAATATATTGTACAAACTGAAATTGATGCTAGACATTTAAGTGATGGCTATAGATGGAGGAAATATGGACAAAAAATGGTGAAGGGAAACACTAATCCTAG GAGTTACTACAGGTGCACTCACGATGGGTGTCCTGTTCGTAAGCATGTCGAGAAGTCATCCCATGATGCAAAAGCTCTTCTTATTACTTATGAGG TTCGCACATGA
- the LOC122009298 gene encoding probable purine permease 5 isoform X3 produces MDDDNDPTRHTISIAPTGAGLVSLDSNSSLQKRVAELWDQIQGTYLRKPISYWILLFLSSIAMLVAFPTSSLLSRMYYANGGKSKWIISWAAVAGWPMTALFLAPIYFVRKVSPTPFSFKLFLAYVLLGFLSAADNLMYAWAYAYLPASTASLLAASSLAFSALFGYFIVKNNLNLSSLNAIVIITVGAVIIGLDSGSDRYPGVTDKQYNLAFILDILGSALHGLIFALSELVFIRLLGRRSFHVVLEQQVMVSLAAFIFTSIGLIVNKDFQGMRSEARDFKNGQVSYTLVLTWAAITFQLGVLGGTAILFLASTVLAGVLNAVRVPITSIAAVIFFHDPMSGFKILSLVLTVWGFASYIVGHSSSKKKA; encoded by the exons ATGGATGACGACAACGATCCCACTCGCCACACGATTTCTATCGCTCCTACAG GAGCAGGCTTAGTGTCATTGGATTCGAATTCCTCATTGCAGAAAAGAGTAGCTGAACTTTGGGATCAGATTCAGGGAACATACCTAAGGAAGCCCATTTCTTATTGGATTTTATTGTTTCTTAGCAGCATTGCTATGCTTGTGGCTTTTCCTACTTCAAGTCTTCTATCTCGTATGTATTATGCGAATGGTGGCAAGAGCAAATGGATAATTTCCTGGGCAGCAGTTGCTGGTTGGCCAATGACTGCACTCTTCTTAGCCCCTATTTATTTTGTCCGTAAAGTATCTCCGACTCCTTTTTCCTTCAAGCTCTTCCTTGCCTATGTTCTACTTGGCTTCCTCAGTGCTGCTGATAACCTGATGTATGCTTGGGCATATGCATATCTTCCAGCATCTACTGCTTCCCTCCTCGCCGCCTCTTCGCTAGCATTTTCAGCATTGTTTGGATACTTCATTGTCAAGAACAATCTGAACCTTTCTTCCCTCAATGCTATTGTCATCATCACTGTTGGCGCAGTCATCATTGGATTGGATTCTGGATCAGACCGATACCCTGGAGTCACCGATAAACAATATAATCTGGCATTCATCTTGGACATCCTTGGCTCAGCTCTCCATGGCCTAATCTTTGCGCTCTCTGAGCTGGTTTTCATCAGGTTGCTGGGGAGGAGATCCTTCCATGTCGTGCTGGAGCAGCAGGTGATGGTCTCGCTGGCTGCATTCATTTTCACTTCGATCGGGCTTATTGTGAACAAGGACTTCCAAGGGATGCGGTCGGAAGCGAGAGACTTCAAGAACGGTCAGGTTTCCTACACCTTAGTCCTCACTTGGGCTGCCATCACATTTCAGTTGGGAGTGTTGGGGGGTACAGCTATTCTCTTCCTGGCTTCTACAGTTCTTGCCGGTGTTCTTAATGCAGTGAGGGTTCCGATCACAAGTATAGCTGCAGTTATCTTCTTCCATGATCCCATGAGTGGCTTTAAGATCTTGTCTCTGGTCCTTACTGTTTGGGGATTTGCTTCGTATATTGTTGGCCACTCTTCCTCTAAAAAGAAGGCGTAG
- the LOC122009298 gene encoding probable purine permease 5 isoform X1 produces MDDDNDPTRHTISIAPTDHPQPGAGLVSLDSNSSLQKRVAELWDQIQGTYLRKPISYWILLFLSSIAMLVAFPTSSLLSRMYYANGGKSKWIISWAAVAGWPMTALFLAPIYFVRKVSPTPFSFKLFLAYVLLGFLSAADNLMYAWAYAYLPASTASLLAASSLAFSALFGYFIVKNNLNLSSLNAIVIITVGAVIIGLDSGSDRYPGVTDKQYNLAFILDILGSALHGLIFALSELVFIRLLGRRSFHVVLEQQVMVSLAAFIFTSIGLIVNKDFQGMRSEARDFKNGQVSYTLVLTWAAITFQLGVLGGTAILFLASTVLAGVLNAVRVPITSIAAVIFFHDPMSGFKILSLVLTVWGFASYIVGHSSSKKKA; encoded by the exons ATGGATGACGACAACGATCCCACTCGCCACACGATTTCTATCGCTCCTACAG ATCACCCTCAACCAGGAGCAGGCTTAGTGTCATTGGATTCGAATTCCTCATTGCAGAAAAGAGTAGCTGAACTTTGGGATCAGATTCAGGGAACATACCTAAGGAAGCCCATTTCTTATTGGATTTTATTGTTTCTTAGCAGCATTGCTATGCTTGTGGCTTTTCCTACTTCAAGTCTTCTATCTCGTATGTATTATGCGAATGGTGGCAAGAGCAAATGGATAATTTCCTGGGCAGCAGTTGCTGGTTGGCCAATGACTGCACTCTTCTTAGCCCCTATTTATTTTGTCCGTAAAGTATCTCCGACTCCTTTTTCCTTCAAGCTCTTCCTTGCCTATGTTCTACTTGGCTTCCTCAGTGCTGCTGATAACCTGATGTATGCTTGGGCATATGCATATCTTCCAGCATCTACTGCTTCCCTCCTCGCCGCCTCTTCGCTAGCATTTTCAGCATTGTTTGGATACTTCATTGTCAAGAACAATCTGAACCTTTCTTCCCTCAATGCTATTGTCATCATCACTGTTGGCGCAGTCATCATTGGATTGGATTCTGGATCAGACCGATACCCTGGAGTCACCGATAAACAATATAATCTGGCATTCATCTTGGACATCCTTGGCTCAGCTCTCCATGGCCTAATCTTTGCGCTCTCTGAGCTGGTTTTCATCAGGTTGCTGGGGAGGAGATCCTTCCATGTCGTGCTGGAGCAGCAGGTGATGGTCTCGCTGGCTGCATTCATTTTCACTTCGATCGGGCTTATTGTGAACAAGGACTTCCAAGGGATGCGGTCGGAAGCGAGAGACTTCAAGAACGGTCAGGTTTCCTACACCTTAGTCCTCACTTGGGCTGCCATCACATTTCAGTTGGGAGTGTTGGGGGGTACAGCTATTCTCTTCCTGGCTTCTACAGTTCTTGCCGGTGTTCTTAATGCAGTGAGGGTTCCGATCACAAGTATAGCTGCAGTTATCTTCTTCCATGATCCCATGAGTGGCTTTAAGATCTTGTCTCTGGTCCTTACTGTTTGGGGATTTGCTTCGTATATTGTTGGCCACTCTTCCTCTAAAAAGAAGGCGTAG
- the LOC122009298 gene encoding probable purine permease 5 isoform X2, which produces MSSFLVGAKIEEKKDHPQPGAGLVSLDSNSSLQKRVAELWDQIQGTYLRKPISYWILLFLSSIAMLVAFPTSSLLSRMYYANGGKSKWIISWAAVAGWPMTALFLAPIYFVRKVSPTPFSFKLFLAYVLLGFLSAADNLMYAWAYAYLPASTASLLAASSLAFSALFGYFIVKNNLNLSSLNAIVIITVGAVIIGLDSGSDRYPGVTDKQYNLAFILDILGSALHGLIFALSELVFIRLLGRRSFHVVLEQQVMVSLAAFIFTSIGLIVNKDFQGMRSEARDFKNGQVSYTLVLTWAAITFQLGVLGGTAILFLASTVLAGVLNAVRVPITSIAAVIFFHDPMSGFKILSLVLTVWGFASYIVGHSSSKKKA; this is translated from the exons ATGTCGTCCTTTTTGGTGGGTGccaaaatagaagaaaaaaaag ATCACCCTCAACCAGGAGCAGGCTTAGTGTCATTGGATTCGAATTCCTCATTGCAGAAAAGAGTAGCTGAACTTTGGGATCAGATTCAGGGAACATACCTAAGGAAGCCCATTTCTTATTGGATTTTATTGTTTCTTAGCAGCATTGCTATGCTTGTGGCTTTTCCTACTTCAAGTCTTCTATCTCGTATGTATTATGCGAATGGTGGCAAGAGCAAATGGATAATTTCCTGGGCAGCAGTTGCTGGTTGGCCAATGACTGCACTCTTCTTAGCCCCTATTTATTTTGTCCGTAAAGTATCTCCGACTCCTTTTTCCTTCAAGCTCTTCCTTGCCTATGTTCTACTTGGCTTCCTCAGTGCTGCTGATAACCTGATGTATGCTTGGGCATATGCATATCTTCCAGCATCTACTGCTTCCCTCCTCGCCGCCTCTTCGCTAGCATTTTCAGCATTGTTTGGATACTTCATTGTCAAGAACAATCTGAACCTTTCTTCCCTCAATGCTATTGTCATCATCACTGTTGGCGCAGTCATCATTGGATTGGATTCTGGATCAGACCGATACCCTGGAGTCACCGATAAACAATATAATCTGGCATTCATCTTGGACATCCTTGGCTCAGCTCTCCATGGCCTAATCTTTGCGCTCTCTGAGCTGGTTTTCATCAGGTTGCTGGGGAGGAGATCCTTCCATGTCGTGCTGGAGCAGCAGGTGATGGTCTCGCTGGCTGCATTCATTTTCACTTCGATCGGGCTTATTGTGAACAAGGACTTCCAAGGGATGCGGTCGGAAGCGAGAGACTTCAAGAACGGTCAGGTTTCCTACACCTTAGTCCTCACTTGGGCTGCCATCACATTTCAGTTGGGAGTGTTGGGGGGTACAGCTATTCTCTTCCTGGCTTCTACAGTTCTTGCCGGTGTTCTTAATGCAGTGAGGGTTCCGATCACAAGTATAGCTGCAGTTATCTTCTTCCATGATCCCATGAGTGGCTTTAAGATCTTGTCTCTGGTCCTTACTGTTTGGGGATTTGCTTCGTATATTGTTGGCCACTCTTCCTCTAAAAAGAAGGCGTAG